The following are encoded together in the Robertmurraya sp. FSL R5-0851 genome:
- a CDS encoding sigma-70 family RNA polymerase sigma factor, producing MSLEKEIEQALVGIYEREKIIEMVMDEYGTKLKRMIYSYVKDWEVASDLTQEVFITVFEKLLSFKHRSSFKTWIYTIAINKSKDYLKSWHYRNLVINEKLFFFKQSGEKSPEDLLLQKDVRSELTKAIMAMPVKYREVFLLHYYQDFTYSEISEALGLPLATVKTRLFRGKERCKRFLTNERGEQHG from the coding sequence TTGAGTTTAGAGAAAGAAATAGAACAAGCCCTTGTAGGAATATATGAACGAGAAAAAATCATTGAAATGGTGATGGATGAATATGGAACCAAGTTAAAACGAATGATCTACTCCTATGTAAAGGACTGGGAGGTTGCCAGTGATCTCACTCAAGAAGTATTTATCACCGTTTTTGAAAAACTATTATCGTTCAAACATCGCTCATCTTTTAAAACATGGATTTACACCATAGCCATCAATAAAAGCAAAGACTACCTAAAAAGCTGGCATTATCGAAATCTTGTAATCAATGAAAAGTTATTCTTTTTTAAACAGAGTGGGGAGAAATCACCCGAGGACCTCCTTTTGCAAAAAGATGTGCGGTCAGAGCTCACAAAAGCCATTATGGCCATGCCTGTGAAATACAGAGAAGTTTTTTTGCTCCACTATTATCAAGATTTTACTTACAGTGAGATTAGTGAAGCACTCGGCCTTCCTTTAGCAACGGTAAAAACAAGACTATTTCGAGGAAAAGAAAGATGTAAACGCTTCTTAACCAATGAAAGGGGAGAACAACATGGCTGA
- a CDS encoding IDEAL domain-containing protein — protein MEKYLLNSPQQPTEEQLSSAADMVIRQALLDYRKDKLRQEIDDSLATRNKDEFFRLTDELKNLM, from the coding sequence ATGGAAAAGTATTTGCTAAATTCACCACAACAACCAACTGAAGAACAATTGTCGTCAGCCGCAGATATGGTCATCCGTCAAGCACTACTTGATTATCGAAAAGATAAGTTAAGACAGGAAATTGATGATTCCTTAGCCACGAGAAATAAAGATGAGTTTTTCCGACTAACAGACGAATTAAAAAATTTAATGTAA
- a CDS encoding phage holin family protein, with the protein MDLASFLNENYYMLVPALWVLGFALKRTPSVPNWSIIWVLLGFSLVFGVIAWGFSYTGVINAIIAAGIAVLGHQMVKQTIKKG; encoded by the coding sequence ATGGACTTAGCATCATTTTTAAATGAAAATTACTATATGCTAGTACCAGCTCTCTGGGTTCTTGGATTTGCACTTAAACGTACACCTAGCGTACCGAACTGGTCAATTATTTGGGTCTTATTAGGGTTTTCCCTTGTATTCGGAGTCATTGCTTGGGGTTTTTCCTACACAGGAGTAATTAACGCGATCATCGCAGCCGGAATTGCCGTACTCGGCCACCAAATGGTCAAACAAACAATCAAAAAAGGGTGA
- a CDS encoding carboxypeptidase M32 translates to MTQSVLHTALERFQALDEKISHLESISGLLSWDQKVIAPKKGRAQFSKAYGSLQTEIFDLMISQEMGELLDQLSESNENFDTITKAKIRLRKHFYNRSKSIPSDLYKEYSVLCSDANDAWEEAREKNNYRLFLPYLEKIVEIKKKFVEYYGYEKHPYDALLDEFEPGLTVEALDPLFASLREKSIALLNKIKAASHKTPVEIVKQPFAIEKQKEFNRYMLPQLGFDLDAGRLDETVHPFAQTVNTGDVRITTRYLEDNVLSALFGTIHEAGHGIYEQQISSSFEGTVLCSGTSFGIHESQSRFLENMVGRSEAFWQYFLPKLKEFFPTQLHNVELQEFYEAINTVHPSFIRVEADELTYNLHIMLRYEIEKELFEGKLEVSELPTVWNKKMEEFLGIVPPTDTLGVLQDVHWSFGGFGYFPSYSLGNLYAAQLLKTMKKELPEFDQYLENGHLQPIMSWLKEKIHQHGSLYTPNELIVSVTGEQLNAAYLVEYLEEKYSGVYQL, encoded by the coding sequence ATGACTCAATCGGTTCTTCATACGGCTCTTGAAAGATTCCAAGCATTGGACGAAAAAATTTCACACTTAGAAAGTATCTCTGGTCTCCTTTCATGGGATCAAAAAGTGATCGCACCTAAAAAGGGCAGAGCCCAGTTCTCAAAAGCATACGGGTCACTGCAAACGGAAATATTCGATCTTATGATCTCACAGGAAATGGGAGAGCTTTTAGATCAGTTGTCAGAAAGCAATGAGAATTTTGATACCATAACGAAAGCAAAAATCCGTTTGCGAAAACACTTTTACAACCGTTCTAAGAGTATTCCTTCTGATCTATATAAGGAATATTCCGTCTTGTGCAGCGATGCTAATGATGCATGGGAAGAGGCACGAGAAAAAAATAACTACAGACTGTTTCTCCCTTATTTAGAAAAAATCGTTGAAATTAAGAAGAAATTCGTTGAATATTACGGGTACGAGAAGCATCCGTATGACGCATTACTTGACGAATTTGAGCCGGGCTTAACGGTAGAAGCACTTGATCCACTATTTGCTAGCTTAAGAGAAAAGAGCATAGCACTGTTAAATAAAATTAAAGCTGCCTCACATAAGACACCTGTTGAAATCGTGAAACAGCCATTTGCCATAGAGAAGCAAAAAGAGTTTAACCGTTACATGCTTCCACAACTAGGCTTTGATCTAGACGCTGGAAGACTCGATGAAACGGTGCATCCATTCGCCCAAACAGTAAACACTGGAGATGTTCGAATTACGACTCGCTATCTAGAAGACAATGTACTCTCTGCCTTGTTCGGTACGATCCACGAGGCGGGTCATGGGATTTACGAGCAACAAATTAGCTCTAGCTTTGAGGGAACGGTCTTATGCTCGGGTACTTCATTTGGGATTCATGAATCACAATCTCGCTTTTTAGAAAATATGGTGGGACGAAGCGAAGCCTTTTGGCAGTACTTTTTGCCAAAGCTAAAGGAATTTTTCCCTACTCAGCTTCATAACGTTGAATTACAAGAATTTTACGAGGCAATCAATACCGTTCATCCTTCATTTATTCGTGTGGAAGCAGATGAACTTACGTATAATCTTCACATTATGCTTCGGTATGAAATTGAGAAGGAATTATTTGAAGGAAAACTAGAGGTAAGTGAACTCCCAACTGTTTGGAATAAGAAAATGGAAGAGTTTCTAGGAATTGTCCCTCCAACAGATACGCTAGGTGTTCTTCAGGATGTTCACTGGTCATTCGGTGGATTCGGTTACTTCCCGTCGTATTCGTTAGGAAATCTGTATGCCGCACAGCTTTTAAAAACGATGAAAAAAGAACTTCCGGAATTTGACCAATACTTAGAAAATGGTCATTTACAGCCAATCATGAGTTGGTTAAAGGAAAAGATTCATCAACACGGAAGCTTGTATACTCCAAATGAGTTGATTGTTTCTGTGACAGGCGAGCAACTAAATGCCGCTTATTTAGTCGAATATCTTGAAGAAAAATATAGTGGAGTGTATCAGCTGTAA
- a CDS encoding TetR/AcrR family transcriptional regulator has translation MPIVSEEHKRQRRNHILLSAQHCFAKKGYHITSMDQLVQHSGLSRGAIYNYFKSKEEIYLELMKGIVTREIDPIESHIKTLPSNLEKIAYLFDHYYQLEPMCEEQKEAFFVQLDFQLSASRNPDMMTTLDELHKNMKFELVKRILQEGKESGELKLNIHVDIYTHMFWSFIDAANMQRILFPELPYQSILMDQKQSFLKKITK, from the coding sequence ATGCCAATCGTATCTGAAGAACATAAGAGACAAAGAAGAAATCATATTTTATTGAGTGCACAGCATTGTTTTGCGAAAAAGGGCTATCATATCACGTCAATGGATCAGCTTGTTCAACACTCAGGCCTTTCAAGAGGAGCGATTTACAACTATTTTAAAAGCAAAGAAGAAATATACCTAGAGCTTATGAAGGGGATTGTCACTCGAGAAATTGATCCGATCGAATCACATATTAAGACCCTTCCTTCAAATCTTGAAAAAATAGCCTATTTGTTTGATCATTATTATCAGCTAGAGCCTATGTGTGAAGAGCAAAAGGAAGCATTTTTTGTACAGCTTGATTTTCAATTGTCCGCTTCTAGAAATCCTGACATGATGACCACCTTAGATGAATTACATAAAAATATGAAATTCGAATTAGTGAAAAGAATTTTACAAGAAGGGAAAGAGTCGGGAGAGCTAAAGTTAAATATCCATGTTGATATATATACACATATGTTTTGGTCATTTATTGATGCGGCAAATATGCAACGAATTCTATTTCCTGAGCTTCCATACCAATCAATCTTAATGGACCAGAAGCAGTCTTTCCTAAAAAAGATCACTAAATAG
- a CDS encoding YrzE family protein → MGNILIFALLAGIISSILLIPFSKMTKETKVTGIALAFTTILVLMVFGFFYLTKLDQNFSTLWTLILLASIGGTIASKGMERKLKGIISLGALGIGIYFLSVFVFNADEKYELSKMDEKVEIPAFDESVTPASVPPQFARNKMRKAFGQVPNTSYYELGNLQIQKVNGQFVYIAPVEFSGFFKWFKGEETPGYFTLSATDSSANPKFVQSGMKYTPSSYFQKNLERHIRLNYPKNIFYGDVQLEIDDKGKPYYIRTYGSFVSARNGFKAEGIVLVDPSSGKTEAFDLESAPEFLDGSVSPEAVSLQNSYYGNFVHGFWNSLFGKSDVKLPSDEGTEANVSPIFDENGVMYYFTDFTSPKEGVDSMLGYSLTNARTGKATFYTGNLEESYMDSRGALEIIDKKFIEKKWDGEMPVLYNFYGEASWLTPVLDSNGFFQNYFIVSAANPEISSYAETPNEALKKYKVALQREGSTLDGSSKAEEVETSGEVLRVYKERIGDYTVVSFFLNNQQNYTVSSENNPLAIYLERGDKVSITYLDSGEDFLPVKKLTIDNIE, encoded by the coding sequence ATGGGGAACATTCTTATATTTGCACTGCTTGCAGGAATTATTTCGAGCATTCTACTTATCCCTTTTTCTAAAATGACAAAAGAAACGAAAGTAACAGGTATTGCGTTGGCATTTACAACGATTCTTGTTTTGATGGTGTTCGGATTCTTTTATCTCACAAAACTGGATCAAAACTTCAGTACTCTTTGGACTTTAATCCTTTTGGCATCAATTGGAGGAACGATCGCTTCGAAAGGAATGGAGCGAAAGTTGAAAGGAATTATCTCTCTCGGAGCACTTGGTATTGGAATTTATTTTTTATCTGTCTTTGTTTTCAATGCCGATGAGAAGTATGAGCTTTCCAAAATGGACGAAAAGGTAGAGATCCCGGCCTTTGATGAAAGTGTGACTCCAGCTAGTGTTCCGCCCCAATTTGCTAGGAATAAAATGAGAAAGGCTTTTGGACAGGTTCCCAATACAAGTTACTATGAACTCGGAAATTTACAAATACAGAAAGTAAATGGACAATTTGTCTACATTGCTCCTGTTGAGTTCTCAGGCTTTTTCAAGTGGTTTAAGGGCGAGGAAACACCTGGTTATTTTACATTAAGTGCAACAGATTCCTCGGCGAATCCTAAATTTGTACAATCAGGCATGAAGTACACTCCATCTTCCTATTTTCAGAAGAATCTAGAACGTCATATTCGTCTTAACTATCCAAAAAATATTTTCTACGGTGATGTGCAGCTTGAAATTGATGATAAAGGTAAGCCTTATTATATTCGAACATACGGTAGTTTTGTTTCGGCACGAAACGGTTTTAAAGCGGAAGGAATTGTACTTGTCGATCCCTCCTCTGGAAAAACAGAAGCCTTTGATCTAGAATCCGCACCAGAGTTTCTTGATGGGTCTGTCTCACCTGAAGCGGTGAGTTTACAAAATAGTTATTACGGCAATTTTGTACATGGGTTTTGGAATAGCTTGTTTGGAAAATCAGATGTGAAGTTGCCTTCCGATGAAGGCACAGAGGCCAATGTAAGCCCCATTTTTGATGAGAATGGTGTGATGTATTACTTTACTGATTTTACGAGTCCGAAAGAAGGAGTAGATTCAATGCTGGGATACTCCTTAACAAATGCTCGTACCGGCAAAGCAACCTTTTATACAGGAAATTTAGAAGAATCATATATGGATTCTCGAGGAGCACTTGAAATAATCGATAAAAAATTCATCGAGAAAAAATGGGATGGAGAAATGCCTGTTCTTTACAATTTCTATGGAGAAGCAAGCTGGCTCACTCCCGTTCTTGATTCCAATGGTTTCTTTCAAAATTATTTTATCGTTTCGGCAGCAAACCCTGAAATATCATCCTATGCAGAAACGCCTAACGAAGCGTTAAAAAAATACAAGGTCGCCCTACAGCGGGAAGGTAGTACACTAGATGGAAGCTCAAAGGCTGAGGAAGTGGAAACGAGCGGCGAAGTCCTTCGAGTTTACAAGGAGCGAATCGGAGATTATACGGTTGTATCTTTCTTTCTTAACAATCAACAGAATTATACGGTTTCATCAGAAAATAATCCTCTAGCGATATACTTAGAGCGTGGAGACAAAGTATCTATCACGTATTTGGATTCGGGCGAGGACTTCCTCCCAGTGAAAAAGTTAACCATTGATAATATTGAATAA
- the pepF gene encoding oligoendopeptidase F: protein MTTYTSREQVPTQEKWNLDDIYSDLALWENDYKQVEEMTSDLKAFDGKIQDGASLFQFLKKKEELSYKFNHLYAYSMLKVDEDTRVTESQSYLERMKSLGIKVSSSTSFFMPYLLSLEEKELKAFISEEKGLSYFEEDLYESFRYKPHVLSKEKEELISQLGEAFSAPSTIYGMINNADIKFGEVTQEDGTKVELTRGLYSKLIEDENREKRKEAYKAYYEPYIQLKNTIASTLSNSIKNNVTMSKLRNYPSALEKSLFGDNVPKEVYDNLIMSTKQHIAPMHRYNQMRREKLNLDELRAYDMSVPIVSGVKMDITYEEAYETMLKALAPLGSDYIETLKLFKDSRYIDVRETKGKRSGAYNLGIYGVHPYILLNHQDDLDSMFTLVHECGHGVHSKLSAEHQPQISARYSIFVAEVASTVNEVLLINYLLEHETKPDIRKHLLNHFIDQFKGTFFTQVMFAEFEKKTHEMAEQGTPLTVDVFNSTYEQLFREYNGEELIFDEEVKYGWSRIPHFYRPFYVYKYATGYASAIHIASNLLSGDEKILESYLQFLQSGSSDYPLELLKKTGVDLTNSEPIESAMKKFSELVDEFASL, encoded by the coding sequence ATGACTACCTATACGTCTCGAGAGCAAGTACCAACTCAAGAAAAATGGAATTTAGATGATATTTATTCCGATTTAGCATTATGGGAGAACGATTATAAGCAAGTCGAAGAAATGACGAGTGATTTAAAAGCTTTTGATGGCAAGATCCAAGATGGAGCCAGCCTTTTTCAATTTTTAAAGAAAAAGGAAGAGCTCTCCTACAAATTCAATCATTTATACGCATACAGTATGCTGAAGGTGGATGAGGACACGCGTGTCACTGAGTCTCAAAGCTATCTTGAACGAATGAAGAGCTTAGGTATTAAAGTAAGTTCCTCTACGTCATTTTTTATGCCATATCTATTGAGTTTGGAAGAAAAGGAGTTAAAAGCCTTTATTTCGGAAGAAAAGGGCTTGAGTTACTTTGAAGAGGATTTATATGAATCATTTCGTTACAAGCCTCATGTTCTATCGAAGGAAAAAGAAGAGCTCATTTCCCAGCTTGGGGAGGCTTTTTCTGCGCCAAGTACCATCTATGGAATGATAAACAATGCGGATATAAAGTTTGGAGAAGTGACACAGGAAGACGGCACAAAGGTCGAACTCACTCGTGGATTATATTCAAAATTGATTGAAGATGAGAACCGTGAGAAAAGAAAAGAAGCATATAAAGCTTACTATGAACCTTATATTCAGCTAAAAAACACAATAGCTTCCACTTTATCCAATTCAATAAAAAACAATGTGACGATGTCGAAGCTTCGTAATTATCCTTCTGCACTTGAAAAATCATTGTTTGGAGATAATGTTCCAAAAGAAGTATACGATAATTTAATTATGTCAACAAAACAACATATTGCACCGATGCATCGTTATAATCAAATGCGGAGGGAAAAGTTAAACCTCGATGAACTTCGAGCCTATGACATGAGCGTTCCAATCGTAAGTGGTGTGAAAATGGACATCACTTACGAAGAGGCGTATGAAACGATGCTAAAAGCACTTGCTCCACTTGGAAGTGATTATATTGAAACATTAAAATTATTCAAGGATTCCCGATATATTGACGTTCGGGAGACAAAAGGGAAGCGGTCTGGTGCTTATAATCTTGGAATTTATGGGGTCCACCCGTATATTTTATTAAACCATCAAGATGATTTGGATAGCATGTTTACACTCGTCCATGAATGCGGGCATGGTGTTCATAGTAAATTAAGTGCAGAGCATCAACCGCAAATTTCAGCAAGATACAGTATTTTCGTAGCCGAAGTAGCTTCCACTGTAAACGAAGTACTTTTAATCAATTATTTACTGGAACACGAAACAAAGCCTGATATTCGTAAGCATTTGTTAAATCACTTTATTGATCAATTTAAAGGTACATTTTTCACACAGGTCATGTTTGCAGAATTTGAGAAAAAGACACATGAAATGGCGGAACAGGGAACTCCATTAACCGTTGATGTTTTTAACTCCACCTATGAACAACTATTCCGAGAATACAACGGAGAAGAGCTTATTTTTGACGAGGAAGTAAAATATGGCTGGTCACGAATTCCTCATTTTTATCGTCCGTTTTACGTATACAAATATGCGACTGGCTACGCATCCGCCATCCATATTGCCTCGAACCTTTTGTCTGGCGATGAAAAGATCCTTGAGTCGTATTTGCAATTTTTACAAAGCGGTAGCTCTGATTATCCACTTGAGCTTCTAAAGAAAACGGGTGTGGATCTTACAAATAGTGAACCAATCGAATCAGCGATGAAAAAGTTTTCTGAGCTTGTTGACGAATTTGCTAGCTTATAG
- a CDS encoding PspA/IM30 family protein — protein sequence MGLFKRLKTIATADLHDVLDRMEDPIVMLKQHLREMEQDIDKGEQALAKQVFFEKKQEAQLNETRALIEKRVGQAEIAVKKGDEETAKQLILDKIELEKKQQVYASQLEALSQQTKKLFHQMEDYKNKYKELKNKQQLLISRAHVAKVTESIEQSFATFTPGSAVKGFERAEEKILALEAKSKARELFQPSVDLNKVYDYELEEQVQKELEKIKNN from the coding sequence ATGGGATTATTTAAACGTTTAAAAACAATTGCAACAGCAGACTTACATGATGTACTCGATAGAATGGAAGATCCAATTGTGATGCTTAAGCAGCATCTACGTGAAATGGAACAGGATATTGATAAAGGGGAACAAGCTTTAGCCAAACAAGTATTTTTCGAGAAGAAACAGGAAGCTCAATTAAATGAAACAAGAGCATTAATTGAAAAAAGAGTGGGACAAGCAGAAATAGCTGTTAAAAAGGGTGACGAAGAAACAGCGAAACAATTAATCTTAGATAAAATTGAACTTGAAAAGAAGCAACAAGTATATGCTTCACAGCTTGAGGCTCTTTCGCAACAAACGAAGAAACTGTTTCACCAAATGGAAGATTATAAGAATAAATATAAGGAATTAAAAAATAAGCAACAGCTTCTAATTTCAAGAGCTCATGTGGCAAAAGTGACTGAATCTATTGAACAATCATTTGCGACTTTTACTCCTGGCAGTGCCGTGAAGGGATTTGAACGTGCTGAGGAGAAAATCCTTGCTCTTGAAGCAAAATCAAAGGCTAGAGAACTGTTTCAACCGTCCGTTGACTTAAATAAAGTATATGATTATGAGCTTGAAGAACAGGTCCAAAAAGAATTAGAGAAGATTAAGAACAACTAA
- a CDS encoding Cof-type HAD-IIB family hydrolase produces the protein MCVKCVALDLDGTLLNSEHEVSAENEKTIRKLQEQGVEVILNTGRAYADVVKVNAIRELNCPILTLNGSALYGKDGTLLYETTIPVPVYKEMLTELRKLSVGILVYTNHGGFPCTLPGLRGKSDEELKELFLTYDYDHILQIEDLKIFKCIAVVSYEELERIQTVKEQLSGFEELTLASSFPNNVEIMSKEAHKGKAIQRYALMHNHVFTEIYAFGDGGNDLPMFEIATASIAMENAPDEVKEKATYVTKSNDEDGVSHAVYHILKLL, from the coding sequence ATGTGTGTGAAATGTGTTGCTCTTGATTTAGATGGTACTTTGCTCAATTCAGAGCATGAGGTATCTGCTGAAAACGAAAAGACGATCCGAAAGCTCCAAGAACAAGGGGTAGAGGTGATCTTGAATACAGGACGAGCTTATGCTGATGTTGTGAAAGTAAATGCGATTCGTGAGCTAAACTGTCCGATCCTAACGTTAAATGGTTCTGCGCTTTATGGGAAGGACGGTACCTTATTATACGAAACAACGATACCTGTTCCTGTCTATAAGGAAATGCTGACTGAATTAAGAAAGCTATCTGTTGGGATATTGGTATATACAAATCACGGAGGATTTCCTTGTACACTTCCTGGGTTAAGAGGTAAAAGTGACGAGGAACTTAAAGAGCTTTTCCTTACATACGATTATGACCATATTTTACAAATCGAGGATTTGAAGATTTTCAAATGTATTGCGGTAGTTTCTTATGAAGAGCTTGAGAGAATTCAAACCGTTAAGGAGCAATTATCCGGTTTTGAAGAATTAACTTTGGCTTCTTCCTTCCCCAATAACGTTGAAATCATGTCAAAAGAAGCTCATAAAGGGAAAGCAATTCAGCGCTATGCTTTGATGCATAATCATGTGTTTACTGAGATTTACGCATTTGGTGATGGAGGTAACGATTTACCGATGTTCGAAATCGCTACTGCATCCATCGCCATGGAGAACGCACCGGATGAAGTAAAGGAAAAAGCTACGTATGTAACTAAATCAAATGATGAGGATGGAGTTTCTCACGCCGTTTATCATATTTTAAAGCTTTTATAA
- a CDS encoding GNAT family N-acetyltransferase encodes MLKIKRLKDCAISEAVEAWNIGFKGYFFDMTMTTEKFMARMASEGLSDEISVVAYWNDKPVGLIVNGIREFQGELIGWNGGTAVDKDYRGKGIGRRMLEATLDILEEKNVKVSTLEAISDNKGAIALYQSLGYDIIDHLECLEKKEGQIPVVSSNIFLMKRVSLEEVSNLSFYQGKNPWQTHWQSVMDGEALIAEDAFGNAIGYAYFRKILSEEGMHTSTTLYQCEADRSRNDQKEIIQALLAEALHTTSDQIRHYVPNLPKLSSSTTHGVLQEMGFEPIVHLVYMKQILI; translated from the coding sequence ATGCTTAAAATCAAAAGATTAAAAGATTGTGCGATATCAGAAGCAGTAGAGGCATGGAATATTGGCTTTAAGGGATATTTCTTTGATATGACGATGACCACCGAAAAGTTTATGGCTAGAATGGCTTCCGAGGGACTATCTGATGAAATATCCGTTGTTGCCTACTGGAATGATAAACCAGTCGGATTAATTGTAAATGGAATCCGCGAGTTTCAAGGGGAATTAATCGGCTGGAATGGAGGAACAGCAGTCGACAAGGATTATCGAGGCAAAGGCATCGGTAGAAGAATGCTAGAAGCCACATTAGATATTCTTGAAGAAAAAAACGTGAAAGTGTCGACGCTAGAGGCTATTAGCGATAATAAGGGAGCCATAGCTCTCTATCAATCTCTTGGGTACGACATTATTGACCACCTCGAATGCTTAGAAAAAAAAGAAGGTCAAATTCCAGTCGTCTCATCAAACATTTTTCTAATGAAGAGAGTTTCACTTGAAGAAGTCAGCAATCTATCGTTCTATCAAGGAAAAAACCCTTGGCAAACTCACTGGCAAAGCGTCATGGATGGGGAAGCATTGATTGCTGAAGATGCCTTTGGAAATGCCATTGGTTATGCCTACTTCCGTAAGATTTTATCAGAGGAAGGAATGCATACCAGTACCACCTTGTATCAATGTGAAGCAGATCGAAGTAGAAACGATCAAAAAGAAATCATTCAGGCTCTGTTAGCAGAAGCTTTACATACTACCAGTGACCAGATTCGTCATTATGTACCTAACCTACCGAAATTAAGCAGTTCCACTACTCATGGAGTATTACAAGAGATGGGATTTGAACCCATTGTTCATCTTGTTTATATGAAACAAATCTTAATCTAA
- a CDS encoding TetR/AcrR family transcriptional regulator, whose amino-acid sequence MPIVSEEYKEEKKEQILDSAFECFAKKGFQTATMDDIVAHCGMSKGAIYNYFSSKEEIYLDLLTRATDKNFAQYHKHFAKHRTASSKMDYLFNAYLSANPIDRNRLEYIVVFYEFNLHSTRDPDLLQQLHERKRKLVTLVNDIIQEGQQLGEFKSNIPSQLYAERFWTIIDGVNLHAVYDDFPYYDVLRELKEMYLDELKSE is encoded by the coding sequence ATGCCAATCGTTTCCGAGGAGTACAAAGAGGAGAAAAAAGAACAAATTTTAGACAGTGCGTTTGAGTGCTTTGCGAAAAAAGGCTTTCAAACGGCGACAATGGATGATATTGTGGCCCATTGTGGTATGAGCAAAGGAGCTATCTACAATTACTTTTCAAGTAAGGAGGAAATCTATTTAGACCTCCTAACACGTGCAACAGATAAAAACTTTGCTCAATACCATAAACACTTTGCCAAACATCGAACAGCAAGCAGTAAAATGGATTATCTATTTAACGCTTATTTGTCGGCAAACCCCATTGATCGCAATCGGTTAGAATATATTGTTGTTTTCTACGAATTTAATCTTCACAGTACAAGGGATCCTGATCTTCTTCAACAGTTACATGAAAGAAAAAGAAAATTAGTTACCTTAGTAAATGACATCATTCAAGAAGGACAACAGCTGGGTGAATTCAAATCAAATATTCCATCCCAACTTTATGCTGAAAGATTTTGGACGATCATCGATGGAGTCAATCTTCATGCGGTATATGATGATTTTCCTTATTATGATGTGTTAAGAGAATTAAAAGAGATGTATTTAGATGAATTAAAGTCGGAATAA
- a CDS encoding cold shock domain-containing protein yields the protein MKNGKVKWFNAEKGFGFIEAEDGNDVFVHYSAIQAEGFKTLEEGQEVSFEVVEGARGPQAANVTKK from the coding sequence ATGAAAAACGGAAAAGTAAAATGGTTCAATGCTGAAAAAGGTTTCGGTTTTATCGAAGCTGAAGACGGTAACGACGTATTCGTTCATTACTCTGCCATCCAAGCTGAAGGCTTCAAAACACTTGAAGAAGGTCAAGAAGTATCATTTGAAGTAGTAGAAGGTGCACGAGGACCTCAAGCTGCTAACGTAACAAAAAAATAA
- a CDS encoding YvrJ family protein has protein sequence MEQLIAFISDVGFPIVVTLYLLHRVEAKLDAVVQSIQSLPDRIREIT, from the coding sequence GTGGAACAGCTTATTGCGTTCATTAGTGATGTCGGATTTCCGATTGTAGTAACTTTATATTTGCTTCATCGGGTAGAAGCAAAATTAGACGCAGTCGTCCAATCCATCCAAAGTCTACCTGACCGAATTCGCGAAATCACTTAA